The segment TGACCCCACCAGGCCCTCGTAGCCGCGCGAAAGGGTCTCCTGGATGCGCCCAGGCGTCAGGTAGTCCGGGAAATCCCCGGGGCCGGGCAACGCCGCCAGGCCGCTTTGCCACAGGAACTGGAAGTAGCGGGCCGGCTCCAGAACCGTCGGCCCCGGAAGGGGATTTGGGAGGTCGGGGTGGGTGGGGCGGTACATGGGGTGTCTCCTCTCTATCGCTTTGCTAGACTGCATCCACTGTTATTCATCAGTTCTTAGATGCACTCTAACTATTAATATCATATTTCTGATATTTAAATCAAACAAGCTTGATATGTCAAGTCTCGAAACCAAATATTCAATGAATCTAGCGTGTTTTTCGTATCGTCATTCTTGACGAATTACGCTTGGTGCCTATAAGGTACTCAGCCATGGACACCGGAATCAGTGCTTTAGGCAAGGGACTGCGACGACTGCGGGGAGAGCGGCGGCAGAAGGATTTGGCACGCGACTCCGGTGTGCCCCAAGGACGCTTCAGCGAGTACGAGCGCGGGGCCTACACGCCGAGCTTGAAGGTGCTGGACCGCATTTTGCGAGCGATGGGAGCGACTTTTCTCGACTTGGCCGTGGCGATGGAGGTGGAATCGGTTCTTCCGGAAACCCGCGACCGCCTGGTGGAACAGTTCGATCTCTTGGTGCCGGAGGATTCTCCCGAGGAAGGACCCCAGTGGACGGGCCGTCATCTGGAAAGCCTGATGGAAGATCGCCTCGACGAGATCCGCCGCTCCCTGGCGATGAGCCTGCGGGAAACGGCGCGAGATTTGGAGTTTGATCGCGATCCCCGAGAGGCTCGGGGCGGCCGGGTGAGGAAGCGTAGATCATGAGCCGCGCCATTGACGAATTGGTCGCTTTGGAGCCTCGGCAGCGATTGCGGGCGGCGCTGGAGGATTTTCCTGCGACTTCGGAGACCATCCGCAATTGTTTGACGCTAGCGATCGACGCTCGCTGCTCGGATACAGCCGAGGCAGTCCATTGGGCCAGCCTGGCCGTCTCCCTGGCTCGGAGGCTCAAGGACGCCGAGAGGTTCGACTTGCTTCCTTTGACTCTGGCCATTTTGGGCAACTCCAAGCGATGCACTGGAGCCTTCCGGGAGGCGGAAAGGTGCTTTCAGCAGGCGTGGGACAGCGCCGCACGATCGAGGAACGCGGTTCATGCCGAACTAGCCTCACTCGAAGCCTCACTTCGGACAGACTTAAGGCACTTCGGGCGGGCCGAAAGGCTCCTTCGGCAGGCGCTTTCGTTTCATCAGCAACAAGGAGACCGGCACGAGGCGGGCAAGATCCTAATCCAGTTAGGCAACCTCGAAGCTACCGATGGCAACTATGAGGCTGCGCTCCAACATCTTTACTCAGGGCTCGAATTGATCGATTCCAAGGTGGACGTGCGGCTTACTTTCATTGGAATGCATCTCGTGGCTCTGTGGAGTATTGATACAGGCGCATTGGATCGGGCGAGGTGGCTCCTGGACGGCCTAAAGGAAGGCTACCCAATCTACGGTGGCACTCTCGGCGAGACGGCCTACTATTGGGCACTCGGGCGCGTTGAACTCGCCGAGGATCGGCTGAACGAGGCCGCTTCTTTACTCGAACGAATTCGTCAGGACCTTGCCGAGAAAGGCACGACAATCGACTATGGCTTGCTATTGCTCGACCTCGTCGAGACTTACTGCAAACTTGGAAGAACTGACCTAGCCAGGGAGAGCGCGAAAAAGGCCCTCTCCCTGACTTCAAAGCTAGGGCTTTGCAGGGAAGCAGCCGCATCAGCCCTAACACTTGCGGGTCTCGAGCAACAAGACCTAAGGGTAGATTTCGCCACGGCAATCGCCGCCCTTCGTGCCGACCTTAGGCAGCTTCCTGGAACCAACGTTTAGGCAGGAGCCGCCACCGAAGCCGCTCCTAGCCGTTTGGGTCGAGCGCTGGACCAGCCTCCGAGTGATCGTCCTTCGACCCCTCGTCCAGGCCCAAAAGTCCCAAAATCCAATCCCACATAGCTCACGCCTCCTGACCGGAGTCCCGGCAGGGCCTCCATGGCCCTCCAGGCCACAGTCCGTCGCATCATGACATTGCCTACACAGCTCAGCGAGCTATTCGCCTTCGTCCAAATAACCTGACGACTCCAGGCGGGCGCCCGGGCTGCTCTGAGCGAACCTTTCTCAGGCGAAGGATCAACGCGCCCTCTACCCCCTCCCCAGCGCCTCTTCCACCTCCGCCAGATCGATCAGCAGTGCCCCTTCCGGCCCATCCGGCGCGGCGGAAGGATCCAGCTCGTAGCGCCGGATGACGCGTCGGAAGACTTCCTTCAGGGCGCGGGCGCCGAGGCGGGGACGCTCGGCGGCGACGGTGGCGATGCGGCGCACGGCGGCGGGCGACAGAGCGAGGTCGACGCCGCGGTTCTCGAAGTAGGCGCGGCTTTGCTGGTAGCCGGAGTCCGGCGCTTCCAGGAAAATGGTCACCAGTTGTTCGAGCGCCAGGTCTTCGAGCAGCACCACCGCGTCGAAGCGGCTCAAGAACTGCGGGGTCATGCCGTAGTCGAAGAGATCTTCGTTGCGCAGCCAATCGCGCAGCGAAAACCTGGTTTCCTCTTTGACCGTTTGTCCTTCGACCCGGGTGGTGGAGCGCAGGGCGCCGCGGTCGGCGCCAA is part of the Acidobacteriota bacterium genome and harbors:
- a CDS encoding helix-turn-helix transcriptional regulator, whose translation is MDTGISALGKGLRRLRGERRQKDLARDSGVPQGRFSEYERGAYTPSLKVLDRILRAMGATFLDLAVAMEVESVLPETRDRLVEQFDLLVPEDSPEEGPQWTGRHLESLMEDRLDEIRRSLAMSLRETARDLEFDRDPREARGGRVRKRRS